The following coding sequences are from one Arthrobacter sp. 24S4-2 window:
- a CDS encoding GTP pyrophosphokinase family protein, with amino-acid sequence MASNWDRLDEGLRESVQENVELYERVRPALKLVTREVLLSLRSMLKDTEVTPLFVTGRTKTVESFREKISRTEEPLEPGGPPVLKFPDPFRTLNDMVGVRVITKLPAENAVVANLIKRQRQLFDCRGDREKDIGSIESGTYGYSSRHLILRTIQNEAVKDYQQVFNADAQPNGSYFFECQIRTVFAHAWSEIEHDIRFKAEDPRAWTPHFDRQFTATAAMLETVEGAFADLHERYEEVRGYWDMDGEGAAQLTPNRIRDVWRTLLPHVDRKVDDDWGWAAELMAAHGLNQTVQLAGLLSANRITEVRKALDHRYSPGPDRLLDDLLLWQYGTKHIDLTAEAPDAVPHPRRDSLLRRLKQIERYRQTQQ; translated from the coding sequence ATGGCTAGCAACTGGGACCGCCTGGACGAAGGCCTGCGCGAGTCCGTGCAGGAAAACGTGGAGCTCTACGAACGGGTCCGCCCTGCCCTGAAACTGGTCACGCGCGAAGTCCTGCTCTCACTGCGGAGCATGCTGAAGGACACCGAAGTGACACCCCTGTTCGTCACCGGCCGCACTAAAACCGTGGAGTCCTTCAGGGAGAAGATCTCGCGCACGGAAGAACCGCTGGAACCCGGCGGCCCGCCCGTGCTGAAGTTCCCGGACCCGTTCCGGACCCTCAATGACATGGTGGGCGTCCGGGTCATCACCAAACTCCCGGCAGAAAACGCCGTGGTGGCCAACCTCATCAAGCGCCAGCGCCAGCTCTTTGACTGCCGCGGCGACCGCGAGAAGGACATCGGCTCCATCGAATCCGGCACCTACGGCTACTCCAGCCGCCACCTGATCCTGCGGACCATCCAGAACGAGGCCGTCAAGGACTACCAGCAGGTGTTCAACGCGGACGCCCAACCCAACGGCAGCTACTTTTTCGAATGCCAGATCCGCACCGTCTTTGCCCACGCCTGGAGCGAGATCGAGCACGACATCCGGTTCAAGGCCGAGGACCCCCGCGCCTGGACACCGCATTTCGACCGGCAGTTCACGGCCACGGCCGCCATGCTGGAAACCGTGGAGGGCGCCTTCGCGGACCTGCACGAACGCTACGAGGAAGTCCGCGGCTACTGGGACATGGACGGTGAAGGTGCCGCGCAGCTGACGCCCAACCGGATCCGCGACGTCTGGCGGACGCTCCTGCCCCACGTGGACCGTAAAGTGGACGATGACTGGGGCTGGGCAGCCGAACTGATGGCCGCCCACGGCCTCAACCAGACCGTACAGCTTGCAGGGCTGCTCAGTGCCAACCGGATCACCGAGGTCCGCAAGGCCCTGGACCACCGGTACTCCCCCGGGCCCGACCGGCTGCTGGATGACCTGCTGCTGTGGCAGTACGGCACCAAACACATCGACCTCACCGCGGAGGCGCCCGACGCCGTCCCGCACCCCCGGCGCGACAGCCTCCTGCGGCGGCTGAAGCAGATCGAGCGCTATCGCCAGACCCAACAATAG
- the nhaA gene encoding Na+/H+ antiporter NhaA: MSHTPTPGPDAKPRFTVLGYGSYAESLRIGEILRKETVGGALLVAAAVLALIWANSPASDSFFALRDFRIGYEPWHLDLSLGAWAADGLLAIFFFLVGLELKREFVAGDLRQPSKSVVPVAAAAGGVVVPALIYAAVNIYSPETLRGWAIPTATDIAFAVAVLAIIGSHLPSALRIFLLTLAVVDDLIAISIIAFFYSSDIQPAPLLLALIPLGLYAFLAQKYRRFFGAHFMAAWAILLPLGIATWALVHASGIHATVAGVLLGFAVPVLRSKASGGPEAGPGLAEIFEHRFRPISAGVAVPIFAFFSAGVAVGGWEGLGSALADPVALGIILALVLGKPLGIMGTTWAITKATRARLDASFKWIDVFGVSLLAGIGFTVSLLVAELSFGPGSLHDDHAKVGILAASLLAAILATVVLRARNRQYRQAEEREQVDSDHDGIPDVYEHGNRL; the protein is encoded by the coding sequence ATGAGCCACACACCTACGCCCGGCCCCGACGCCAAGCCGCGCTTCACCGTCCTTGGCTACGGCAGCTACGCGGAATCGCTGCGCATCGGCGAGATCCTGCGCAAGGAAACGGTGGGCGGCGCCCTCCTGGTGGCCGCCGCCGTCCTCGCACTCATCTGGGCAAATTCACCGGCCTCCGACAGTTTCTTCGCGTTGCGTGACTTCCGGATCGGCTACGAACCCTGGCACCTCGACCTGAGCCTGGGCGCCTGGGCTGCAGACGGGCTGCTGGCCATCTTCTTCTTCCTGGTGGGCCTGGAACTGAAACGCGAGTTCGTGGCCGGCGACCTGCGGCAGCCCAGCAAATCGGTGGTTCCGGTGGCCGCCGCGGCCGGCGGAGTGGTTGTCCCGGCGCTGATCTACGCCGCAGTCAACATCTACAGCCCCGAAACCCTGCGCGGGTGGGCCATCCCCACGGCCACGGACATCGCGTTCGCAGTGGCCGTACTTGCCATCATCGGCTCACACCTGCCCAGCGCCCTGCGCATCTTCCTGCTCACCCTGGCAGTGGTGGATGACCTGATTGCCATCAGCATCATCGCGTTCTTCTATTCCAGCGACATCCAGCCCGCCCCGCTGCTGCTGGCCCTGATCCCGCTGGGGCTGTACGCCTTCCTTGCCCAGAAATACCGCCGCTTCTTCGGTGCCCACTTCATGGCCGCCTGGGCCATCCTCCTGCCGCTCGGCATAGCCACGTGGGCGCTGGTGCACGCCTCCGGCATCCACGCCACGGTGGCCGGCGTGCTGCTGGGGTTCGCCGTGCCGGTACTCCGCTCCAAGGCCAGCGGGGGTCCTGAAGCGGGTCCCGGCCTGGCGGAAATCTTCGAACACCGGTTCCGCCCCATCTCCGCCGGAGTGGCCGTTCCCATCTTCGCCTTCTTCTCCGCCGGCGTGGCCGTAGGTGGCTGGGAAGGACTGGGTTCGGCCCTGGCCGACCCGGTGGCCCTCGGTATCATCCTGGCGCTGGTCCTGGGCAAGCCGCTCGGCATCATGGGCACCACGTGGGCCATCACCAAAGCCACCAGGGCACGGCTGGACGCCTCCTTCAAATGGATTGACGTCTTTGGCGTCTCGCTCCTGGCCGGGATCGGCTTCACGGTGTCCCTGCTCGTCGCTGAACTCAGCTTCGGCCCGGGAAGCCTGCACGATGACCACGCCAAGGTGGGGATCCTGGCGGCGTCACTTCTCGCCGCGATTCTGGCCACGGTGGTGCTGCGGGCTAGGAACCGCCAGTACCGCCAGGCAGAAGAGCGTGAGCAGGTCGACTCGGACCACGACGGCATCCCGGACGTCTATGAGCACGGGAACCGCCTATGA
- a CDS encoding carbohydrate kinase: protein MLTVIGEGLVDVVQRSSGIEAHVGGSPLNVAVGLARLDHPVQFIGRFGRDAYGEAVAAHLKSSSVLVPQAPDALPTSVATALIDDDGAATYTFDLAWELPGLADRLPFTLQGTTLVHTGSIATMLAPGAAEVLAAVEHAHPSATISYDPNCRPSIITDVDYARVQAEKFVALADVVKASDEDLEWLYPGVGVLDSARRWLTLGGSAGPAMVVVTRGAAGPWGITAAGETEFAAPTVEVADTVGAGDSFMAALISGLVDRGLDGAQNRKELHEMPAETLRELLAHAAWAAAVTVSRPGANPPTRAELNHLELESLERAAAALAGDEPAGDEPMGADQ from the coding sequence ATGCTCACTGTTATTGGCGAAGGCCTGGTTGACGTCGTCCAGCGGTCCTCGGGGATCGAAGCCCACGTGGGCGGCAGCCCCCTGAACGTGGCCGTGGGACTGGCCCGGCTGGACCACCCCGTGCAGTTCATCGGGCGCTTCGGCCGCGACGCCTACGGAGAGGCCGTCGCCGCCCACCTCAAGTCCAGTTCGGTGCTGGTCCCGCAGGCCCCGGACGCCCTGCCCACCAGTGTGGCCACCGCCCTGATCGACGACGACGGCGCGGCCACCTATACGTTCGACCTCGCCTGGGAGCTCCCCGGCCTCGCGGACCGGCTGCCGTTCACGCTGCAGGGCACCACCCTGGTGCACACCGGTTCGATTGCCACAATGCTGGCGCCGGGTGCCGCGGAGGTGCTTGCCGCCGTCGAGCATGCCCACCCGTCCGCCACCATCAGCTACGACCCCAACTGCCGCCCCAGTATCATCACGGACGTGGACTATGCACGCGTGCAGGCCGAAAAGTTCGTGGCGCTCGCGGACGTGGTGAAGGCGTCCGACGAGGACCTCGAGTGGCTCTACCCCGGCGTGGGCGTCCTGGATTCGGCCCGGCGATGGCTGACCCTTGGCGGCTCCGCCGGACCCGCCATGGTGGTGGTCACACGCGGGGCGGCCGGTCCCTGGGGCATCACCGCAGCCGGAGAAACCGAGTTTGCCGCCCCCACTGTGGAGGTGGCGGACACGGTTGGCGCCGGGGATTCCTTCATGGCCGCGCTGATTTCCGGCCTGGTGGACCGCGGCCTGGACGGTGCGCAGAACCGGAAGGAACTGCACGAAATGCCGGCTGAAACACTCCGTGAACTGTTGGCGCACGCAGCGTGGGCTGCGGCCGTGACAGTGTCCCGTCCGGGGGCCAACCCGCCCACCAGGGCAGAGCTCAACCACCTGGAACTCGAAAGCCTGGAACGCGCCGCCGCAGCGCTCGCCGGTGACGAGCCCGCCGGTGACGAGCCCATGGGGGCCGACCAGTAA
- a CDS encoding YbhB/YbcL family Raf kinase inhibitor-like protein gives MSRHDSPPARSAPSLHLSSESVREGQTLPPAQRSGKMRAGGKDESPQLSWSGAPAGTRSYAVTLFDPDAPGRGGFWHWAMLDIPADVTSLPAGAGAEGVRQLPSGALQLKNDAGFHGYVGAAPPPGHGPHRYVFTVYALDVEHLGLDAGFSPAKLEPKLSAHSLGHGTITGIFER, from the coding sequence ATGTCCCGTCACGATTCCCCTCCCGCCCGCAGTGCTCCGTCCCTGCACCTCAGCAGCGAGTCCGTCCGGGAAGGCCAGACACTGCCCCCTGCCCAGCGCAGCGGCAAGATGCGTGCCGGCGGCAAGGACGAATCGCCGCAATTGAGCTGGAGCGGGGCGCCGGCCGGAACCAGGAGCTACGCCGTGACGCTGTTCGACCCGGACGCCCCGGGCCGTGGCGGATTCTGGCACTGGGCCATGCTGGACATCCCCGCCGACGTCACGTCGCTGCCCGCCGGAGCAGGCGCCGAAGGCGTACGCCAGCTGCCGTCGGGCGCGCTTCAGCTGAAGAACGACGCCGGTTTCCACGGCTACGTGGGCGCCGCGCCGCCACCCGGACACGGGCCCCACCGGTACGTCTTCACGGTCTACGCCCTGGACGTGGAGCACCTCGGGCTCGACGCCGGATTCAGTCCCGCCAAGCTTGAGCCGAAGCTGTCCGCACACTCCCTGGGGCACGGGACGATCACGGGTATCTTCGAGCGCTGA
- a CDS encoding HAD family hydrolase produces the protein MRLVASDIDGTILGHDGKISDRTIRAFHACRDAGVELVFVTGRPPRWLHPLEDQLGHSGTVICSNGAVVWDLEDGRLVSARALSLDAVFEARRIIKQLRPSALFAAETLTGFHLEPGFIENDSSELLSEFTPAPLASTLTADDAVVKFLAIVREGTADEFLAEVSQSVAHIASATHSAPTVAMLELALPGVNKAVTLAEYAASLGIDAADVVAFGDMPNDIEMLRWAGDGYAMASGHPEAIRAAGQQAPHFDDDGVAQILEAKLAERGVKPA, from the coding sequence ATGCGGCTGGTAGCAAGTGACATTGACGGTACGATCCTCGGGCATGACGGCAAGATCAGTGATCGCACCATCCGCGCCTTCCACGCGTGCCGCGACGCAGGCGTCGAACTGGTGTTCGTGACCGGTCGCCCGCCCCGCTGGCTGCACCCGCTGGAGGACCAGCTGGGGCATTCCGGAACGGTGATCTGCTCCAACGGCGCCGTAGTGTGGGACCTTGAGGACGGCCGCCTGGTCTCGGCCCGCGCCCTCAGCCTGGACGCGGTCTTCGAAGCGCGCCGCATCATCAAGCAGCTGCGGCCTTCGGCACTGTTCGCCGCGGAAACCCTTACCGGATTCCACCTAGAACCCGGCTTCATCGAAAACGACTCCAGCGAACTGCTGTCCGAGTTCACCCCGGCCCCGCTGGCCAGCACGCTCACGGCGGACGACGCCGTGGTCAAGTTCCTGGCAATTGTCCGCGAAGGCACCGCCGACGAATTCCTCGCCGAAGTCTCACAGTCGGTGGCGCACATCGCATCCGCCACGCACTCGGCACCTACCGTGGCAATGCTGGAGCTTGCACTGCCCGGCGTCAACAAGGCCGTCACCCTGGCCGAATATGCCGCCTCGCTGGGGATCGACGCGGCGGACGTGGTTGCCTTCGGTGACATGCCCAACGACATCGAGATGCTGCGCTGGGCAGGCGACGGCTATGCCATGGCCAGCGGCCATCCGGAAGCCATCCGCGCCGCGGGCCAGCAGGCACCGCACTTCGACGACGACGGCGTGGCCCAGATCCTCGAAGCCAAACTCGCCGAACGTGGCGTGAAGCCCGCCTAG
- a CDS encoding glycerophosphodiester phosphodiesterase gives MAHRGYSPDGLENSMAAFRAAVELGYRYLETDVHTTADGVLLVFHDPSLDRVTDGQGRIARLPAAAVARARIGGLEPVPLFAELAAAFPGVRLNLDVKDWGSVPSLAAAIEQYGVHDQVLIASFSDRRRRAVLRLLSRPVAGSAGIVANALFTVLGPVLPAAVLRRVLQGVHALQVPVRYGAVTVVTPGFVRRAHRHGLQVHVWTINDPAEMNRLLDLGVDGIVTDRADLLKAVLQSRGSGTSCCRVRRAARPALPRSRRQRPVGQSSIPGR, from the coding sequence ATGGCGCACCGCGGATATTCGCCGGACGGACTGGAAAACTCCATGGCCGCGTTCCGGGCCGCCGTCGAACTTGGGTACCGGTACCTTGAGACAGATGTCCACACCACCGCCGACGGCGTCCTGCTGGTTTTCCACGACCCCTCGCTGGACCGGGTCACGGACGGGCAAGGCCGGATCGCTCGGCTCCCGGCAGCTGCGGTGGCCCGGGCCAGGATCGGCGGCCTGGAGCCCGTCCCGCTCTTTGCGGAGCTGGCGGCGGCCTTCCCCGGCGTCCGGCTGAACCTCGACGTCAAGGACTGGGGTTCCGTGCCCAGCCTCGCGGCCGCCATTGAGCAGTACGGTGTCCACGACCAGGTGCTGATTGCCAGTTTCTCGGACCGGCGGCGCCGGGCTGTCCTCAGGCTCCTGAGCCGCCCGGTGGCGGGGTCGGCGGGAATCGTTGCCAACGCGCTGTTCACCGTACTGGGCCCGGTGCTTCCGGCTGCGGTTTTGCGGCGAGTGCTGCAGGGCGTGCACGCGCTCCAGGTGCCGGTCCGCTACGGTGCCGTGACGGTGGTGACCCCTGGCTTTGTCCGCCGCGCCCACCGGCACGGACTGCAGGTCCATGTGTGGACCATCAACGATCCCGCGGAAATGAACCGGCTCCTTGATCTCGGCGTGGACGGCATCGTCACCGACCGGGCGGACCTCCTCAAGGCCGTGCTCCAGTCCCGGGGGAGTGGGACTAGCTGCTGCCGTGTGAGGCGCGCTGCGCGTCCAGCACTGCCGCGAAGTCGTCGGCAGAGACCGGTCGGCCAAAGTAGTATCCCTGGGCGCTGA
- a CDS encoding bifunctional diguanylate cyclase/phosphodiesterase → MFTDGDPRLGKLLDGIVRLAAGELHSRIEVSPARDELDAVIMGTNLLAEDLQIMYQELEQRVELRTRLLNEAHLEMREMALTDSLTGLSNRVALVSALNEALAGTEDGGLPPAVLLLDLDAFKGINDTLGHAAGDQVLTAVGERIRESVRDTDTVARLGGDEFAVLMPATTLARAASVGNRILAAMEDQVELENDAVHCGASMGLCIGGAGQSAEQLLMEADVAMYASKAGGRNRLKVFEPAMLHARQLRSQLIEDLRTAITESQLVLFYQPVVELASGRIEGAEALVRWKHPARGMVMPDEFIPLAEDAGLISELGGWVLRTAVEQLRIWRAEARVGDEFSMRINISPTDLQRLEFIEEVREALSGAELSPDLLVLELTEGAIVSGNELDRYSLNSLRKLGVGLEIDDFGTGYSSISYLRRLPVDKVKVDRSLLKDLGTDPAQPALIAAILQLIRACGLEAVWEGVETAEQAEHLTSIGCISAQGYYFGRPVSADDFAAVLDAQRASHGSS, encoded by the coding sequence ATGTTCACTGACGGCGACCCGCGCCTGGGCAAGCTGCTGGACGGCATAGTCCGCCTTGCTGCCGGGGAACTCCATTCCAGGATCGAGGTGTCCCCCGCCAGGGATGAACTGGATGCGGTCATCATGGGCACCAACCTCCTTGCCGAGGACCTGCAGATCATGTACCAGGAGCTTGAACAGCGGGTGGAACTCCGCACCCGGTTGCTCAACGAAGCGCATTTGGAAATGCGGGAGATGGCATTGACGGACTCGCTGACAGGCCTGTCGAACCGTGTTGCCCTGGTCAGCGCCCTGAACGAAGCCCTGGCCGGGACGGAAGATGGCGGACTGCCGCCTGCGGTCCTGCTGCTGGACCTGGATGCGTTCAAGGGGATCAATGACACCTTAGGCCACGCCGCCGGAGACCAGGTGCTGACCGCCGTCGGGGAGCGAATCAGGGAATCAGTCCGGGACACGGACACCGTGGCGCGCTTGGGCGGCGATGAATTCGCCGTGCTCATGCCGGCCACCACCTTGGCCCGTGCCGCGAGCGTGGGTAACCGGATCCTCGCGGCCATGGAAGACCAGGTGGAGCTCGAGAACGATGCCGTCCACTGCGGCGCCAGCATGGGGCTGTGCATCGGCGGAGCCGGCCAAAGCGCGGAACAGCTGCTTATGGAAGCCGACGTGGCCATGTACGCGTCCAAAGCCGGCGGCCGGAACAGGCTTAAGGTCTTCGAACCGGCCATGCTGCACGCCCGCCAGCTGAGGAGCCAGCTGATAGAGGACCTGCGAACGGCAATCACGGAATCGCAGCTGGTGCTCTTCTACCAGCCCGTGGTTGAACTAGCTTCGGGGAGGATCGAAGGCGCGGAAGCCCTGGTCCGCTGGAAGCATCCTGCCCGTGGAATGGTGATGCCGGATGAGTTCATCCCGCTCGCGGAAGACGCCGGGCTGATTTCCGAGCTGGGCGGCTGGGTCCTTCGCACCGCCGTCGAACAGCTCCGGATCTGGCGCGCAGAGGCCAGGGTGGGCGACGAATTCTCCATGCGAATCAACATTTCGCCCACGGACCTGCAGCGCCTCGAATTCATTGAGGAGGTGCGGGAGGCACTCAGCGGTGCGGAGCTCAGCCCGGATCTGCTGGTCCTGGAGCTGACGGAGGGGGCAATCGTCAGCGGCAACGAGCTGGACCGGTACTCCCTGAACAGCCTGCGGAAGCTGGGCGTGGGGCTGGAAATCGACGACTTCGGCACCGGCTACTCCTCCATCAGTTACCTTCGCCGGCTTCCCGTGGACAAGGTGAAGGTGGACCGCTCCCTGCTCAAGGACCTGGGGACGGACCCGGCCCAGCCGGCCCTGATTGCCGCGATTCTCCAGCTGATCCGCGCCTGCGGCCTCGAAGCCGTATGGGAAGGGGTGGAAACCGCGGAGCAGGCGGAGCACCTGACCAGCATCGGCTGCATCAGCGCCCAGGGATACTACTTTGGCCGACCGGTCTCTGCCGACGACTTCGCGGCAGTGCTGGACGCGCAGCGCGCCTCACACGGCAGCAGCTAG
- a CDS encoding ATP-binding protein — MVTQSAEKSLVPRTAIVADPDAGRLAATSAALGAAGFAVSQASSRDSLAALLDQRDPSIVVVDQSLAGLPVEAPLLLLIDLEDEAAEADSVRSLGMADYIAKPASPAELIHRADVLISRAAQRSDARQSAERLREQLRNVSAAVRATHDPHLISNYLVRGFGETFGADRVIFTTFDDHRVPRISAQWHRADLMPLTSGLGIHEDSARRVADHLWSDAEVLAVNDHHLDWSAGDKELEAWAQQMSPRASAFVPVGEGKSSLGVIWIAQLDEPREWTRTEISLIQHVAGNVAYGLIQSHLMSAQQQVVKQLRQLDQAKTDFLATVNHELRTPLTSISAYLDMIQDGVGGPVPADVDRMLDIIVRNSERLRRLIEDMLTVSRQDYEGASLHLAPVRLGHTLQIVTVALRPLAELGDVSITLDLDGGDPTITADEVQLEQVFTNLVSNAIKFTPRGGSIVVGCRIETMTDGTPGVNVDVRDTGVGIPEEEIPHLFTRFFRASNATSTAVPGSGLGLAIAHDIVKAHRGHMEVASELGHGTTISVQLPVSGP; from the coding sequence GTGGTAACACAATCGGCGGAGAAGTCACTTGTACCACGCACGGCCATCGTGGCGGACCCGGATGCCGGGCGCCTCGCCGCGACCTCGGCAGCCCTGGGCGCCGCGGGCTTTGCCGTTTCACAGGCGTCCAGCCGGGACAGCCTCGCTGCCCTGCTGGACCAGCGCGACCCAAGTATCGTCGTCGTGGATCAATCCCTTGCGGGACTTCCCGTGGAAGCCCCGCTGCTTCTCCTGATCGATCTGGAAGACGAAGCAGCGGAGGCTGACAGCGTCCGGAGTCTCGGCATGGCGGACTACATCGCCAAGCCAGCCTCACCGGCCGAGCTCATCCACCGGGCGGACGTCCTGATCAGCCGGGCTGCCCAGCGATCCGATGCGCGGCAAAGCGCCGAGCGGCTGCGCGAACAGCTCCGCAACGTTTCAGCCGCTGTCCGGGCAACGCACGATCCCCACCTCATTTCCAACTACCTCGTCCGGGGATTCGGCGAGACTTTCGGCGCCGACCGCGTCATCTTTACGACCTTCGACGACCACCGCGTGCCCCGAATCTCGGCCCAGTGGCACCGTGCGGACCTGATGCCGCTGACGTCCGGCCTCGGAATCCACGAAGACTCCGCCCGCCGCGTGGCCGACCACCTCTGGTCCGATGCGGAAGTCCTTGCCGTGAATGACCACCATCTCGACTGGTCCGCCGGGGACAAGGAACTGGAGGCGTGGGCACAGCAGATGAGCCCACGGGCCTCCGCCTTTGTTCCGGTGGGGGAAGGAAAGTCCTCCCTTGGTGTCATCTGGATTGCTCAGCTTGACGAGCCGAGGGAGTGGACACGCACCGAAATCTCGCTGATCCAGCACGTTGCCGGGAACGTTGCCTACGGGCTGATCCAAAGCCATCTGATGAGCGCCCAGCAGCAGGTAGTAAAACAGCTCAGGCAGCTCGACCAGGCAAAGACCGACTTCCTGGCCACGGTGAATCATGAGCTGCGGACTCCGCTGACCTCCATCTCCGCCTACCTGGACATGATCCAGGACGGGGTGGGCGGCCCGGTACCCGCCGACGTTGACCGCATGCTGGACATCATCGTGCGGAACTCCGAACGGCTGCGCCGGCTGATCGAGGACATGCTCACCGTTTCGCGGCAGGACTACGAAGGCGCCAGCCTGCACCTGGCACCCGTGCGGCTGGGACACACCCTGCAGATCGTCACGGTGGCGCTGCGGCCCCTCGCGGAGCTGGGAGACGTCTCCATAACCCTGGATCTCGACGGCGGTGATCCCACCATTACGGCCGACGAAGTGCAACTTGAACAGGTATTTACAAACTTGGTTTCAAATGCCATCAAATTCACGCCACGCGGCGGAAGCATCGTTGTCGGCTGTCGCATTGAGACAATGACCGACGGGACTCCGGGAGTTAATGTTGACGTCAGGGACACAGGAGTGGGTATCCCGGAGGAAGAAATTCCGCATCTGTTTACCCGCTTTTTCCGTGCTTCCAATGCAACGTCCACTGCGGTCCCCGGAAGCGGTCTGGGGCTTGCCATTGCACACGACATTGTGAAGGCACACCGCGGGCACATGGAGGTGGCGTCCGAGCTCGGTCACGGCACCACTATTTCGGTGCAGCTACCCGTTTCCGGGCCGTAA
- a CDS encoding STAS/SEC14 domain-containing protein, translating to MSGYREEGTEAGLTLGADGMLRLKWPRGAVNTEADAERAMLKVNQLCGENRHPMLVDMATTADVSRGARSVFGRPCQASRIALLGSSPVDRVLANFFLGINAVPCPTRFFTSEQQAIAWLAVS from the coding sequence ATGTCCGGATATCGCGAGGAAGGTACGGAGGCAGGCCTGACGCTGGGGGCCGACGGAATGCTCCGGCTGAAGTGGCCCAGGGGTGCCGTGAATACCGAAGCTGATGCCGAGCGCGCCATGCTGAAGGTCAACCAGCTGTGCGGCGAAAACCGGCATCCCATGTTGGTGGACATGGCTACGACCGCCGACGTCAGCCGGGGCGCCCGGTCGGTGTTCGGACGCCCGTGCCAGGCGTCCCGGATCGCGTTGCTTGGGTCCTCGCCGGTTGATCGGGTCCTTGCCAACTTCTTCCTGGGAATCAATGCAGTGCCGTGCCCTACCAGGTTCTTCACGTCCGAGCAGCAAGCCATCGCCTGGCTTGCCGTGAGCTGA
- a CDS encoding class I SAM-dependent methyltransferase encodes MLSALKKYLMVPKLMRLSAGAPTDHHVAWDLFWSKVKTTGAAGDVLWDAGTDSEMQGYVERLTRHLDAALPVVDVGCGNGSFTRRLAAHFPCAVGVDVSAHAVQRATAESAGTPDVTFAVRDMTEPGAGSRLAEEFEELGGTDGANVFIRGVLHVLNERDRGALAENVRSIAGLRGRVFLAETDFRGNAIEYVSHLGATPRSIPAPLEGAIRGLPMPGHFGPKERKLAFPSDRWELIEDGPTVIETVPLSDPTRADQIPGYFAVLKPRN; translated from the coding sequence ATGCTGTCCGCCCTGAAGAAGTATCTGATGGTCCCCAAGCTCATGCGGCTGTCCGCGGGGGCGCCCACGGACCACCATGTGGCGTGGGACCTCTTCTGGTCCAAAGTGAAAACCACGGGGGCGGCTGGCGACGTTCTGTGGGACGCCGGCACCGACAGCGAGATGCAGGGCTACGTGGAAAGGCTGACCCGGCACCTGGACGCCGCACTCCCCGTAGTGGATGTGGGCTGCGGCAACGGCAGCTTCACCCGCCGGCTCGCCGCGCACTTCCCGTGCGCCGTGGGAGTGGACGTTTCCGCCCATGCCGTCCAACGTGCCACCGCCGAGTCCGCCGGAACGCCGGACGTCACCTTCGCTGTCCGCGACATGACGGAGCCGGGGGCCGGGAGCCGACTGGCGGAAGAGTTTGAAGAGCTGGGCGGAACAGACGGGGCCAACGTCTTCATCCGTGGCGTCCTCCATGTCCTGAACGAACGGGACCGCGGCGCGCTGGCCGAAAACGTCCGCAGCATCGCGGGGCTGCGGGGCCGGGTATTCCTCGCCGAGACCGACTTCCGCGGAAACGCAATCGAATATGTGTCGCATCTTGGCGCGACGCCCCGCTCCATCCCCGCTCCCCTCGAAGGTGCCATCCGCGGGCTGCCGATGCCCGGGCACTTCGGCCCGAAGGAGCGGAAGCTGGCCTTCCCGTCCGACCGCTGGGAGCTGATCGAGGACGGCCCCACCGTGATCGAGACGGTGCCGTTGTCCGATCCAACGCGGGCGGACCAGATCCCCGGATATTTCGCGGTGCTGAAGCCCCGGAACTGA